A region of Culicoides brevitarsis isolate CSIRO-B50_1 chromosome 1, AGI_CSIRO_Cbre_v1, whole genome shotgun sequence DNA encodes the following proteins:
- the LOC134836715 gene encoding calcium-transporting ATPase type 2C member 1 isoform X1: MKNNNYKKYEKLSQDPNNQFDAQADNTASYASTIFEKEMLLTTAESSHYSVAEVAGRFQVDPRVGLKWQEANSRTKIIGYNELPAVEEDPPWKKYIEQFKNPLILLLLGSALVSVCMKQFDDAISITIAIIIVVTVAFIQEYRSEKSLEELKKLVPPECHCLREGRVETFLARNLVPGDIVYLNVGDRVPADVRLYEAIDLSIDESSFTGETEPSRKSTEIVLNQVGHHKNHSSMKNIAFMGTLVRCGNGKGIVVSTGEKSEFGEVFKMMQAEEAPKTPLQKSMDILGAQLSFYSFIIIGVIMLLGWLQGKAIVEMFTISVSLAVAAIPEGLPIVVTVTLALGVMRMAKRKAIVKKLPTVETLGCVNVICSDKTGTITKNEMTATVLITSDGYMADVTGAGYNDNGEIVIRPCNSMDLAKQSINSLIEAGAVCNNASIINEVLLGQPTEGALLALAMKNGMYAAAESYVRLQEYPFTSEQKMMAVKVVPKYNNNKEEMLFVKGAIEILLPQCTKYQYGGQLATLTKQNEAEFLSESYEIGKKGLRVLALAKGKSFQDLIFLGVIGITDPPRPLVRESIEMLQASGVRVKMVTGDAQETAMAVANLIGLDTIHMKTLSGHEIDQMNEMQLEKVINNVSVFYRVTPKHKLSIVKALQNNGNIVGMTGDGVNDGVALKRADIGIAMGKNGTDVCKEAADMILVDDDFHTIIAAIEEGKGIFYNIRNFVRFQLSTSIAALSLITLATLMGIPNPLNAMQILWINIIMDGPPAQSLGVEPVDQDVLKQRPRNVKKAMISKSLVINVLLSAGIIILGTLWVFQREMADGSEGRTARDTTMTFTCFVLFDMWNALSCRSQTKSVFTIGLFTNRMFLAAVGFSLVGQLLVIYFPPLQQVFQTEALSGMDLVFLVSLTSSVFIVSELKKLFERTMERRMYKSRPELDFV, encoded by the exons caagCTGATAATACAGCCTCTTACGCATCGACGATATTTGAGAAGGAGATGCTGTTAACGACTGCCGAGTCGTCGCATTATTCTGTGGCAGAGGTTGCTGGGCGATTTCAGGTCGATCCACGCGTCGGCTTGAAATGGCAGGAAGCGAACAGTCGAACGAAGATCATTGGGTACAATGAGTTGCCGGCAGTTGAGGAAGATCCGCCATGGAAAAAGTACATAGAACAATTTAAGAATCCTCTGATTTTGCTGTTGTTAG gatcTGCATTAGTTAGTGTGTGTATGAAACAGTTTGACGATGCGATCAGCATAACGATAGCGATAATAATTGTGGTAACGGTTGCCTTTATACAAGAATATAGATCTGAAAAAAGTTTGGAAGAACTTAAAAAGCTCGTTCCGCCAGAATGTCattg tTTGAGAGAAGGGCGCGTCGAAACATTCCTCGCCAGAAATTTGGTGCCTGGCGACATCGTTTACTTGAACGTTGGCGATCGTGTGCCTGCCGATGTGCGACTTTACGAAGCGATCGATCTCTCAATCGACGAATCGAGTTTCACGGGCGAAACGGAGCCATCGCGCAAAAGCACCGAGATAGTATTAAACCAAGTTGGGCATCACAAGAATCATTCGTCAATGAAAAATATCGCCTTTATGGGAACACTTGTGAGATGCGGCAATGGaaaa ggaaTTGTTGTGAGTACCggcgaaaaaagtgaatttggcGAAGTTTTCAAGATGATGCAAGCGGAAGAAGCCCCAAAAACGCCTTTGCAAAAATCCATGGACATTTTGGGAGCGCAGCTGAGTTTCTATTCGTTCATTATTATCGGTGTCATTATGCTGCTGGGTTGGTTGCAAGGCAAAGCGATTGTCGAAATGTTCACAATTAGCGTAAGTTTAGCTGTAGCTGCCATTCCCGAAGGTTTGCCGATTGTCGTAACAGTTACTTTGGCTTTGGGCGTCATGCGGATGGCGAAACGCAAAGCAATCGTCAAAAAACTGCCAACTGTCGAAACGTTGGGATGCGTTAACGTCATTTGTTCCGACAAAACAGGCACAATTACGAAGAACGAGATGACGGCGACAGTTCTTATCACGTCAGATGGGTACATGGCTGACGTTACGGGCGCTGGATACAATGACAACGGCGAAATTGTCATCAGACCTTGCAATAGCATGGATTTGGCGAAGCAAAGTATCAACAGTTTAATTGAAGCAGGCGCTGTTTGCAATAACGCATCGATTATTAACGAAGTTTTGCTGGGACAACCAACGGAGGGAGCGTTATTAGCACTCGCGATGAAAAATGGAATGTATGCAGCAGCAGAAAGCTACGTGAGACTTCAAGAATATCCATTTACGTCGGAACAAAAGATGATGGCAGTCAAAGTTGTGCcgaaatacaacaacaacaaggaaGAAATGCTCTTCGTCAAAGGCGCCATCGAGATTTTGCTGCCTCAATGTACAAAATATCAATATGGCGGGCAATTAGCGACGTTAACGAAACAAAATGAGGCTGAATTTCTGAGTGAGTCATACGAAATCGGCAAAAAAGGATTGCGAGTACTTGCTTTGGCCAAGGGGAAATCCTTCCAAGACTTGATTTTCTTGGGTGTCATTGGCATCACAGATCCTCCGCGTCCCTTGGTACGAGAATCCATCGAAATGTTGCAAGCGAGTGGCGTGCGGGTTAAAATGGTGACGGGCGATGCACAAGAAACAGCAATGGCAGTTGCGAATTTGATTGGACTCGATACGATTCACATGAAGACGTTGTCGGGACACGAAATTGACCAAATGAATGAGATGCAGTTGGAAAAAGTCATTAATAATGTGAGCGTTTTTTATAGAGTGACGCCAAAGCACAAACTGTCGATTGTGAAAGCCTTGCAAAATAATGGGAATATCGTTGGTATGACGGGAGATGGAGTGAATGATGGCGTTGCACTGAAAAGAGCAGATATTGGAATTGCAATGGGCAAAAATGGCACAGATGTGTGCAAAGAAGCTGCCGATATGATTCTCGTCGATGATGATTTTCATACAATTAT tgccgCCATCGAAGAAGGCAAAGGAATCTTCTACAACATCCGAAATTTCGTGAGATTTCAACTAAGTACTTCAATTGCTGCCCTCTCTCTCATCACATTAGCAACTCTAATGGGCATCCCGAATCCTTTAAACGCCATGCAGATCCTCTGGATTAACATTATCATGGATGGTCCGCCCGCACAATCGTTAGGCGTCGAGCCCGTCGATCAAGATGTGCTCAAACAACGTCCGCGAAACGTCAAAAAAGCAATGATTTCAAAATCTTTAGTCATCAACGTGCTACTTTCCGCTGGAATTATCATCCTGGGCACACTTTGGGTGTTCCAACGCGAAATGGCAGATGGATCTGAGGGACGTACTGCACGCGATACAACCATGACATTCACTTGCTTCGTACTTTTCGACATGTGGAACGCTTTGAGTTGTCGCTCGCAAACGAAAAGCGTCTTCACCATTGGACTCTTTACGAATCGCATGTTTCTCGCTGCCGTTGGATTTTCGCTCGTTGGACAATTGCTCGTCATTTATTTTCCGCCATTGCAGCAAGTTTTTCAAACGGAGGCACTTTCGGGCATGGATTTGGTCTTTTTGGTTAGTTTGACGTCGTCGGTGTTTATCGTGTCGgagctgaaaaaattgttcgaacGTACGATGGAACGTCGTATGTATAAAAGTCGCCCCGAATTGGACTTTGTATGA
- the LOC134827969 gene encoding uncharacterized protein LOC134827969, whose protein sequence is MASQIFVLFAIFVSCRHVNEVLGHGMVLDPVARGSRWRYNDSAPRNYNDAEQYCGGMAIQWNQNDGKCGICGDNFADEPPRKHEIGGEFGEPVIVEKYKKGAILPAKVRVTANHKGKFWFELCNMDLAKEETESCFSTKLRTTQGEEFWQLSSNESRVFDVDLRVPEEMTCQHCIFRWTWMTGNNWGDCGNGTSNVGCGNQETFRTCSDIAIF, encoded by the exons ATGGCAtcgcaaatttttgttctttttgccatttttgtgTCGTGTCGTCACGTGAACGAAGTTCTTGGTCACGGAATGGTTTTAGATCCCGTCGCTCGTGGCTCTCGTTGGCGTTACAACGACTCAGCGCCCCGTAATTACAACGATGCCGAGCAATATTGCGGCGGAATGGCAATTCAATGGAACCAAAATGACGGAAAATGCGGAATTTGCGGCGATAATTTTGCTGACGAGCCTCCGAGGAAACACGAAATCGGCGGAGAGTTTGGGGAGCCCGTGattgttgaaaaatacaaaaaaggagCAATTTTGCCGGCAAAAGTTCGTGTTACGGCAAATCACAAGGGAAAATTCTGGTTTGAACTGTGCAACATGGATTTGGCGAAGGAAGAAACGGAAAGTTGTTTTTCGACGAAATTACGGACGACGCAAGGGGAGGAATTTTGGCAGTTGTCTTCGAACGAAAGTCGGGTTTTTGATGTTGATTTGCGCGTTCCAGAGGAAATGACGTGTCAGCATTGTATTTTTCGATGGACATGGATGAcag gcAACAATTGGGGCGATTGTGGCAATGGAACAAGTAACGTTGGTTGCGGCAATCAGGAAACTTTTCGCACATGTTcagatattgcaattttttag
- the LOC134836715 gene encoding calcium-transporting ATPase type 2C member 1 isoform X2 has product MLLTTAESSHYSVAEVAGRFQVDPRVGLKWQEANSRTKIIGYNELPAVEEDPPWKKYIEQFKNPLILLLLGSALVSVCMKQFDDAISITIAIIIVVTVAFIQEYRSEKSLEELKKLVPPECHCLREGRVETFLARNLVPGDIVYLNVGDRVPADVRLYEAIDLSIDESSFTGETEPSRKSTEIVLNQVGHHKNHSSMKNIAFMGTLVRCGNGKGIVVSTGEKSEFGEVFKMMQAEEAPKTPLQKSMDILGAQLSFYSFIIIGVIMLLGWLQGKAIVEMFTISVSLAVAAIPEGLPIVVTVTLALGVMRMAKRKAIVKKLPTVETLGCVNVICSDKTGTITKNEMTATVLITSDGYMADVTGAGYNDNGEIVIRPCNSMDLAKQSINSLIEAGAVCNNASIINEVLLGQPTEGALLALAMKNGMYAAAESYVRLQEYPFTSEQKMMAVKVVPKYNNNKEEMLFVKGAIEILLPQCTKYQYGGQLATLTKQNEAEFLSESYEIGKKGLRVLALAKGKSFQDLIFLGVIGITDPPRPLVRESIEMLQASGVRVKMVTGDAQETAMAVANLIGLDTIHMKTLSGHEIDQMNEMQLEKVINNVSVFYRVTPKHKLSIVKALQNNGNIVGMTGDGVNDGVALKRADIGIAMGKNGTDVCKEAADMILVDDDFHTIIAAIEEGKGIFYNIRNFVRFQLSTSIAALSLITLATLMGIPNPLNAMQILWINIIMDGPPAQSLGVEPVDQDVLKQRPRNVKKAMISKSLVINVLLSAGIIILGTLWVFQREMADGSEGRTARDTTMTFTCFVLFDMWNALSCRSQTKSVFTIGLFTNRMFLAAVGFSLVGQLLVIYFPPLQQVFQTEALSGMDLVFLVSLTSSVFIVSELKKLFERTMERRMYKSRPELDFV; this is encoded by the exons ATGCTGTTAACGACTGCCGAGTCGTCGCATTATTCTGTGGCAGAGGTTGCTGGGCGATTTCAGGTCGATCCACGCGTCGGCTTGAAATGGCAGGAAGCGAACAGTCGAACGAAGATCATTGGGTACAATGAGTTGCCGGCAGTTGAGGAAGATCCGCCATGGAAAAAGTACATAGAACAATTTAAGAATCCTCTGATTTTGCTGTTGTTAG gatcTGCATTAGTTAGTGTGTGTATGAAACAGTTTGACGATGCGATCAGCATAACGATAGCGATAATAATTGTGGTAACGGTTGCCTTTATACAAGAATATAGATCTGAAAAAAGTTTGGAAGAACTTAAAAAGCTCGTTCCGCCAGAATGTCattg tTTGAGAGAAGGGCGCGTCGAAACATTCCTCGCCAGAAATTTGGTGCCTGGCGACATCGTTTACTTGAACGTTGGCGATCGTGTGCCTGCCGATGTGCGACTTTACGAAGCGATCGATCTCTCAATCGACGAATCGAGTTTCACGGGCGAAACGGAGCCATCGCGCAAAAGCACCGAGATAGTATTAAACCAAGTTGGGCATCACAAGAATCATTCGTCAATGAAAAATATCGCCTTTATGGGAACACTTGTGAGATGCGGCAATGGaaaa ggaaTTGTTGTGAGTACCggcgaaaaaagtgaatttggcGAAGTTTTCAAGATGATGCAAGCGGAAGAAGCCCCAAAAACGCCTTTGCAAAAATCCATGGACATTTTGGGAGCGCAGCTGAGTTTCTATTCGTTCATTATTATCGGTGTCATTATGCTGCTGGGTTGGTTGCAAGGCAAAGCGATTGTCGAAATGTTCACAATTAGCGTAAGTTTAGCTGTAGCTGCCATTCCCGAAGGTTTGCCGATTGTCGTAACAGTTACTTTGGCTTTGGGCGTCATGCGGATGGCGAAACGCAAAGCAATCGTCAAAAAACTGCCAACTGTCGAAACGTTGGGATGCGTTAACGTCATTTGTTCCGACAAAACAGGCACAATTACGAAGAACGAGATGACGGCGACAGTTCTTATCACGTCAGATGGGTACATGGCTGACGTTACGGGCGCTGGATACAATGACAACGGCGAAATTGTCATCAGACCTTGCAATAGCATGGATTTGGCGAAGCAAAGTATCAACAGTTTAATTGAAGCAGGCGCTGTTTGCAATAACGCATCGATTATTAACGAAGTTTTGCTGGGACAACCAACGGAGGGAGCGTTATTAGCACTCGCGATGAAAAATGGAATGTATGCAGCAGCAGAAAGCTACGTGAGACTTCAAGAATATCCATTTACGTCGGAACAAAAGATGATGGCAGTCAAAGTTGTGCcgaaatacaacaacaacaaggaaGAAATGCTCTTCGTCAAAGGCGCCATCGAGATTTTGCTGCCTCAATGTACAAAATATCAATATGGCGGGCAATTAGCGACGTTAACGAAACAAAATGAGGCTGAATTTCTGAGTGAGTCATACGAAATCGGCAAAAAAGGATTGCGAGTACTTGCTTTGGCCAAGGGGAAATCCTTCCAAGACTTGATTTTCTTGGGTGTCATTGGCATCACAGATCCTCCGCGTCCCTTGGTACGAGAATCCATCGAAATGTTGCAAGCGAGTGGCGTGCGGGTTAAAATGGTGACGGGCGATGCACAAGAAACAGCAATGGCAGTTGCGAATTTGATTGGACTCGATACGATTCACATGAAGACGTTGTCGGGACACGAAATTGACCAAATGAATGAGATGCAGTTGGAAAAAGTCATTAATAATGTGAGCGTTTTTTATAGAGTGACGCCAAAGCACAAACTGTCGATTGTGAAAGCCTTGCAAAATAATGGGAATATCGTTGGTATGACGGGAGATGGAGTGAATGATGGCGTTGCACTGAAAAGAGCAGATATTGGAATTGCAATGGGCAAAAATGGCACAGATGTGTGCAAAGAAGCTGCCGATATGATTCTCGTCGATGATGATTTTCATACAATTAT tgccgCCATCGAAGAAGGCAAAGGAATCTTCTACAACATCCGAAATTTCGTGAGATTTCAACTAAGTACTTCAATTGCTGCCCTCTCTCTCATCACATTAGCAACTCTAATGGGCATCCCGAATCCTTTAAACGCCATGCAGATCCTCTGGATTAACATTATCATGGATGGTCCGCCCGCACAATCGTTAGGCGTCGAGCCCGTCGATCAAGATGTGCTCAAACAACGTCCGCGAAACGTCAAAAAAGCAATGATTTCAAAATCTTTAGTCATCAACGTGCTACTTTCCGCTGGAATTATCATCCTGGGCACACTTTGGGTGTTCCAACGCGAAATGGCAGATGGATCTGAGGGACGTACTGCACGCGATACAACCATGACATTCACTTGCTTCGTACTTTTCGACATGTGGAACGCTTTGAGTTGTCGCTCGCAAACGAAAAGCGTCTTCACCATTGGACTCTTTACGAATCGCATGTTTCTCGCTGCCGTTGGATTTTCGCTCGTTGGACAATTGCTCGTCATTTATTTTCCGCCATTGCAGCAAGTTTTTCAAACGGAGGCACTTTCGGGCATGGATTTGGTCTTTTTGGTTAGTTTGACGTCGTCGGTGTTTATCGTGTCGgagctgaaaaaattgttcgaacGTACGATGGAACGTCGTATGTATAAAAGTCGCCCCGAATTGGACTTTGTATGA